The proteins below are encoded in one region of Saccopteryx leptura isolate mSacLep1 chromosome 1, mSacLep1_pri_phased_curated, whole genome shotgun sequence:
- the THY1 gene encoding thy-1 membrane glycoprotein, with protein sequence MNPAISIALLLTVLQVASGQKVTTLTACLKDQSLRLDCQHENNTNVPMQYEFRLTRDSKKYVLFGNVGVPNPTYHSRTNFTSGNYNKVLHLSGFTTKDEGIYTCELRPSNQPHTVFNKNVSVLRDKLVKCEGMSLLIRDTSWLLLPLLSLPFLQAMDYISL encoded by the exons ATGAACCCCGCCATCAGCATCGCTCTCCTGCTAACAG TCTTGCAGGTGGCCAGTGGACAGAAGGTGACCACCCTGACAGCTTGTCTGAAGGACCAAAGCCTTCGTCTGGACTGCCAACATGAAAATAACACCAATGTGCCCATGCAGTATGAGTTCAGACTGACTCGTGATTCAAAGAAGTACGTGCTCTTTGGCAATGTGGGGGTCCCTAATCCCACATACCACTCCAGAACCAATTTTACCAGCGGAAACTACAACAAGGTCCTCCACTTATCTGGTTTCACCACCAAGGATGAAGGGATATACACCTGCGAACTCCGCCCTTCTAATCAGCCCCATACCGTCTTCAACAAGAATGTCTCTGTGCTCAGAG ACAAACTGGTCAAGTGTGAAGGCATGAGCCTGCTGATCCGGGACACGTCATGGTTGCTGCTGCCCCTGCTCTCCCTGCCCTTCCTGCAGGCCATGGATTACATCTCCCTGTGA